The genomic segment ACCTTTGCCAGACTTTTCTGTGATGTGACCTAGTTTGGTTCGTGGTGCTGGGAAAACGTATTTTTCGCCTTTGTCAGCCTCGTTGCTGCGTCGTTTAAGAATTTCCATCACTTCAGTTGTTAAAGGCACTGCATGGGGCTTTTTTACTTTCATTTTACTGGTTGGAATTATCCAAATTCCACGTTGGTGGTCTATCTCTTTCCACTCCATGGTAAATACACAACTTTTACGCTGGCCTGTTAGCAATAACACCATAATCACGTCTTTGTAGATTGGTAGTTCATGGTTAAGCGCATCTAACAGGTTTTTTACTTCTAACTGATTTAGGATTCGCTCTCTTTTGGTATCGGCTAGTTTTTTAATTTTGGCAAACGGATTTTTTTCTTGCTCATTAAACATCGATTTCAATAGTGACAAACATTTATTATGAATAGCCACAGAATTTTTACTGATTAATTTTTTTAGCAGGTTGCTAGCATCAACAGGGGTTATATCTTGTATAAGAATTGATGAAATTTTAGGTGCTAGATGCTTGCGCCACAATGCTTCAATATCCCTAAGTGACTTCTCTCGTCGTTCACCTGTTTTTATCTTAAGTTCAAACTCTGCAACATAGGCCTCAAACAGTTGCGCTACGCTCATTGCCAAAGCTCGCTCTACTTCTGCTTGATGTATTTGTTTCTTTTTTTCTTCATTAGGATTAAGCCCTTGAGACATATTTGCCGCATGTTTTAGGGCTAATTTACGTGCGTTTTCAATAGTAATGGTGGGGAAATCGCCAAGGGAGATAGTGACGGCTCTACCTAAGTGCTTACGACGAAAGCGAAAAATGGTTTTGCCTGATTGCAGAACATCAATATATAGCCCTTTTACTGAGCTTTTATGGCCTATATCGTAAATTTTATAGCGTTTTGTAGGCTTTTCTAGTTTTTCTAAAGTACGTTTTGTAAAAGGTATTTCTTGTTCCATAATGACTTAGCCTCAATCCTTAACACGATTCTGTGTCACCCCTGTGTCACCACGAGGGTTAATTTTGACTAATTTACAGTAATTTTGGTTAATGTCAAAAATGACAAACCAAACGTAAAATATTGATAAATAGCACTTAGTTAAAAACAGTTAACTTTGGTTAAACTCGCCAAAGCTCGCTTGTGGGGAGACCATAACAGCTTATTAAGATGCCAATAACTCCCCCCTCTAAATCTTATGTGAACTTTACTTATAAAGACTTAACCCAAACTCTTGTGTTTATAGAGTCGTAATTCTGAATTAAATCCGTCTACCGTTTCAAACCCAAATGGATGAACATTCGTTGATACCAACTGATAATCAGGTAAAAAGGTATCGTAATCATCACCTTTAATTTGCTCTTTAACCCCTGCATGGCTGCCATCTGTTGCCAATTGTTTTCCTTCACGTAGATTTCGTAAAAGCACGTATTTACAGTTGAGTCTGGCAACATGTTCAAGATAGTTCTTAACGATATCAGGCTCCATTTCTTGAAAAGAAATAAAGTTAACGAACAAGTCTAAATCGCCGCTCACCTGAGGCAATTGCCATGGACACAAAACGGCCCCTTTATAACGTTCAGAAAGGTTAGGTAAAGATGGTTCTTGCATCGATTTAACCGTTTGATAATCAGCAATATTATCTTTTCCAAAATGCGTTTGGAGGTAGTAAGTCGAAAATAAGCAGGTCGGTGCAATATCAACATTCATATAGAATGTGTTGTTACGGCTATCGCTTAATAAAATCTCGCCGAGGGATCCAAAACCACCACCGATTTCAAGCACTGTATTAATTGGGACATCTTTAATTTGCTGTTTAAGGAAATTAAGACCCAATAAATAATTCAAACTAGAGCGACTAAACTTACGGTTTTCGAACTCAAAATGTTCAATTGGTGTACCTACCGAGCTTTCACTGAACTTATCAGTAAACGGCTGTTTGTTACTCTCACTTGCTTTATACACTCTAAAATCACTTCTTGCATGGCTTTCACCCGACAAGAAATCCTGCATAGATAGAATTGCTTTTTGATCTCCAGCTAACTGAGTTTCGCAAACTCCAACTAGGTCTTGATACTTTTCAGGACGCGTCGCCCAGCCATGAAATTTATAGGTTGGTACAAAAAACGATAATGCACTCTTTAGACTTCGGAAATTTTCAATACCATGAGTTTCAATATCTTGTTGCAAGCCATTAGCGCCAAATTGCCAAAAGCTGGTTGGCAAATATTTGGAATCAACTTGCTTCATATCTTTACTGATTATTTCAA from the Shewanella japonica genome contains:
- a CDS encoding tyrosine-type recombinase/integrase, with protein sequence MEQEIPFTKRTLEKLEKPTKRYKIYDIGHKSSVKGLYIDVLQSGKTIFRFRRKHLGRAVTISLGDFPTITIENARKLALKHAANMSQGLNPNEEKKKQIHQAEVERALAMSVAQLFEAYVAEFELKIKTGERREKSLRDIEALWRKHLAPKISSILIQDITPVDASNLLKKLISKNSVAIHNKCLSLLKSMFNEQEKNPFAKIKKLADTKRERILNQLEVKNLLDALNHELPIYKDVIMVLLLTGQRKSCVFTMEWKEIDHQRGIWIIPTSKMKVKKPHAVPLTTEVMEILKRRSNEADKGEKYVFPAPRTKLGHITEKSGKGSFWWRITERAGLRSDTKGESVTIHDLRRTIASWSVMRGGNIQTTSKLLGHSDISITASTYAHLDIEQVRAELGITTAQLMGTYQHESKVDRLVREIEQLSEGEKRELLNRV
- a CDS encoding putative sugar O-methyltransferase; protein product: MWTEQIEIISKDMKQVDSKYLPTSFWQFGANGLQQDIETHGIENFRSLKSALSFFVPTYKFHGWATRPEKYQDLVGVCETQLAGDQKAILSMQDFLSGESHARSDFRVYKASESNKQPFTDKFSESSVGTPIEHFEFENRKFSRSSLNYLLGLNFLKQQIKDVPINTVLEIGGGFGSLGEILLSDSRNNTFYMNVDIAPTCLFSTYYLQTHFGKDNIADYQTVKSMQEPSLPNLSERYKGAVLCPWQLPQVSGDLDLFVNFISFQEMEPDIVKNYLEHVARLNCKYVLLRNLREGKQLATDGSHAGVKEQIKGDDYDTFLPDYQLVSTNVHPFGFETVDGFNSELRLYKHKSLG